The following proteins are co-located in the Gloeocapsa sp. PCC 7428 genome:
- a CDS encoding DUF3119 family protein, translated as MTPSSPISSTTIELAPSYKLPVAIAILAIPLLLVSPWIGGAIALFGLFLMFQAGTLRLQFTDTALDIYRGENLIRRFPYQEWENWEIFWSNVPILFYFKEVKSIHFLPILFDPKMLTSCLEQRFPKGAARS; from the coding sequence ATGACTCCTTCCTCTCCAATTTCATCAACAACGATTGAACTTGCGCCCAGCTATAAGTTACCTGTTGCGATCGCGATCCTGGCTATTCCCCTCTTACTCGTTTCACCTTGGATTGGCGGTGCGATCGCTTTATTTGGTCTGTTTCTCATGTTCCAAGCAGGAACTTTGCGCCTACAATTTACAGACACAGCACTTGATATTTATCGCGGTGAAAACTTAATTCGTCGCTTTCCCTACCAAGAATGGGAAAATTGGGAAATCTTCTGGTCTAATGTTCCTATCCTGTTCTACTTTAAAGAAGTTAAAAGCATCCATTTTTTACCCATTCTATTTGACCCAAAAATGCTCACAAGCTGTTTAGAGCAACGCTTTCCGAAAGGAGCAGCGAGAAGCTAG
- a CDS encoding MlaE family lipid ABC transporter permease subunit, with amino-acid sequence MSDTRSNSSLGVWSQRLLAAILLCGQVIVHLLQGKIHRRNTLDQMVAVGPESLLIALVTAAFVGAVFTIQVAREFIQFGAGNAVGGVLALALTRELAPVLTAVVLAGRVGSAFAAEIGTMRVTEQIDALYMLRTDPIDYLVIPRVIACCVMLPALTLLSLVTGMIGGLLIVTNVYNLSQTTFLDSARNFLNVWDVCSAAIKAACFGVLIAIIGCSWGLTTTGGAKGVGQSTTAAVVTALLAIFISNFLLTAVMFQGTGSAVLRGI; translated from the coding sequence TTGAGTGATACGCGCAGTAATTCAAGTTTAGGAGTATGGAGTCAGCGGCTGCTAGCAGCAATTTTGCTGTGTGGACAGGTCATCGTTCACTTGCTGCAAGGTAAAATTCATCGCCGTAACACACTCGATCAGATGGTGGCTGTAGGTCCCGAATCGCTCTTAATCGCCTTGGTTACAGCGGCTTTCGTCGGTGCTGTGTTTACTATCCAAGTCGCGCGGGAATTTATTCAATTTGGGGCGGGAAATGCTGTGGGAGGCGTGCTGGCGCTTGCCTTAACGCGCGAACTTGCCCCCGTACTGACAGCAGTTGTTTTAGCAGGGCGTGTTGGTTCGGCGTTTGCCGCAGAAATTGGCACAATGCGAGTAACCGAGCAAATCGATGCGCTGTATATGCTAAGAACTGATCCGATTGATTACCTCGTTATTCCGCGTGTTATCGCTTGCTGCGTGATGTTACCAGCTTTGACACTCTTATCGTTAGTAACAGGGATGATTGGGGGATTGCTGATTGTTACCAATGTGTACAACCTTTCTCAAACCACATTTCTCGATTCAGCGCGGAACTTTCTCAATGTGTGGGATGTTTGCAGCGCTGCTATCAAAGCAGCTTGTTTTGGCGTTCTCATTGCCATTATTGGTTGTAGTTGGGGCTTAACAACAACTGGAGGCGCTAAAGGTGTTGGACAATCAACGACAGCTGCTGTCGTGACAGCATTACTTGCGATTTTTATCAGTAATTTTCTCTTGACTGCTGTGATGTTTCAAGGAACTGGTAGTGCAGTGCTACGGGGTATCTGA
- a CDS encoding DUF3086 domain-containing protein, producing the protein MNQDEPQTPEIANEALNEAQEQDSTQEFVPEANAEETQEFVPEEALSGESEAGVDFLVELEQLSQVEADLERDRAIKAQQQLSELESQAAELKAEIATLQSQRKKLFEQVNQTQTALEQVIQESLAQLEQRKQSLQIAVEQLERRQERIRAEMRTTFAGVSQDLAIRVQGFKDYLTGSLQDLAAAAEQLQVAPKASKVKEEPAEIPQAKPVEEPQPAPQFAEPRFQSTAKQIRRLLDEYRSEPDYYGPPWKLRRTFEPVHAERAANWFFTQGGRGALRTMGSRLQNILIASAVISVLHELHGDRLRTLILANTPERLGDWRRGLQDCLGISRPDFGPDRGVGLFETPEAVAVKAERLVKGNFMPLIIIDDSEDKISLGLLQFPLWLAFAPDPQRMAREREYDF; encoded by the coding sequence ATGAATCAAGACGAACCACAAACCCCAGAAATAGCTAACGAAGCCTTGAACGAAGCACAAGAGCAAGATTCTACACAAGAATTTGTACCAGAAGCAAACGCTGAAGAAACACAAGAATTTGTACCAGAAGAAGCTTTGAGCGGTGAATCAGAAGCTGGAGTAGATTTCTTGGTTGAGTTAGAACAACTTTCGCAAGTAGAAGCCGATTTAGAACGCGATCGCGCCATCAAAGCCCAACAACAATTAAGCGAGTTAGAAAGTCAAGCCGCAGAACTCAAAGCAGAAATCGCCACACTCCAATCGCAGCGTAAAAAACTGTTTGAGCAAGTTAACCAAACTCAAACTGCACTCGAACAAGTCATACAAGAATCTTTAGCACAACTCGAACAACGCAAACAGTCGTTACAAATCGCCGTAGAACAACTTGAACGTCGTCAAGAACGAATTCGCGCAGAGATGCGTACCACATTTGCAGGAGTCTCGCAAGACTTGGCAATTCGTGTCCAAGGCTTTAAAGACTATCTCACAGGTAGCTTGCAAGATTTAGCCGCAGCCGCAGAGCAATTGCAGGTTGCACCAAAAGCTTCAAAAGTCAAGGAAGAACCCGCAGAAATCCCACAAGCCAAACCTGTCGAAGAACCACAACCCGCACCACAATTTGCCGAACCGCGCTTTCAATCGACAGCAAAGCAAATTCGCCGTTTGTTGGATGAATACCGTTCTGAACCAGATTACTATGGTCCACCGTGGAAGCTGCGTCGGACGTTTGAACCCGTTCATGCTGAACGCGCCGCGAACTGGTTTTTTACCCAAGGTGGGCGCGGTGCCCTACGGACAATGGGTAGCCGCTTACAGAATATCCTGATTGCTTCGGCGGTGATTTCTGTCTTACATGAATTACACGGCGATCGCCTCCGCACGCTCATTTTAGCCAACACTCCCGAACGTCTCGGCGACTGGCGACGCGGCTTACAAGATTGCTTAGGAATTTCGCGCCCTGATTTTGGTCCCGATCGCGGTGTTGGTTTGTTTGAAACTCCCGAAGCGGTAGCCGTAAAAGCTGAACGCCTTGTGAAAGGCAACTTCATGCCATTGATTATTATTGATGATTCCGAAGATAAAATCAGCTTGGGGCTGCTGCAATTTCCCTTATGGTTAGCCTTTGCTCCCGATCCTCAAAGAATGGCAAGAGAAAGAGAATACGATTTTTGA
- a CDS encoding PAM68 family protein, with product MAPEPKNKRLPFEPSKKIQKTAKAKKQAPVVKKTQEVATKSDQSPPVTRAQMAVPKVVSDRMARRMAAFCGIPTALGMSTFIVSYLIVSHGWFKLPNVAVLLVSMGFFGLGVLGLSYGVLSASWDEEIVGSMLGWQEFTSNWGRMLSAWRSRRQKNV from the coding sequence ATGGCACCTGAACCTAAAAATAAGCGTTTGCCCTTTGAACCGAGTAAAAAAATTCAAAAAACGGCAAAAGCCAAAAAACAAGCCCCAGTCGTCAAAAAAACACAAGAAGTAGCAACTAAAAGCGATCAATCACCACCGGTAACACGAGCGCAAATGGCTGTGCCAAAAGTAGTGAGCGATCGCATGGCGCGACGCATGGCAGCTTTTTGTGGTATACCAACGGCGTTAGGTATGTCCACGTTTATTGTCAGCTACTTGATAGTCAGTCACGGCTGGTTTAAATTGCCAAACGTAGCAGTTTTGCTAGTCAGTATGGGCTTTTTTGGTTTAGGTGTATTGGGTCTATCCTACGGTGTCCTTTCTGCTTCTTGGGATGAAGAAATTGTGGGCAGTATGCTAGGCTGGCAAGAGTTCACCAGCAACTGGGGACGAATGCTGTCAGCTTGGCGTTCAAGACGACAGAAAAACGTGTAA
- a CDS encoding IS982 family transposase: protein MFSLEALFCHVDDFCKAFEAQWHKKLLSHGGIKRNRSKGLCWSEIMTILIAFHQNHYRNFKYFYLNQVKRYWSDAFPGLPSYQRFIEWLPSTLIPLCVYLKHCFGKCTGIGLIDSTSLKVCHNRRIAQHKVFQGLAARGKTSVDWFYGFKLHIVVNELGQLLNVTITPGNVDDRQPVPDLLSQLFGKIFADRGYVSQKLAAQLLEDFGIQFFAKPRRNMKNKLMLLHDKLLSRKRSIIETINDQLKNISQIEHSRHRSPVNFCVNVLCGLIAYCHQPKKPSLQMDWLLSQSA, encoded by the coding sequence ATGTTTAGTTTAGAGGCTTTGTTTTGCCATGTAGATGATTTCTGTAAGGCTTTTGAAGCGCAGTGGCACAAAAAGCTATTAAGTCATGGAGGAATAAAACGTAATCGTTCAAAAGGTCTATGTTGGAGTGAGATAATGACGATACTGATTGCGTTTCATCAGAATCACTACCGAAATTTTAAGTATTTTTATTTGAATCAAGTGAAACGATATTGGAGTGATGCTTTTCCAGGTCTTCCGAGTTATCAAAGATTTATTGAATGGCTACCATCGACCTTGATACCGTTGTGCGTTTACCTCAAGCATTGTTTTGGAAAATGTACAGGTATCGGTTTGATAGATTCGACAAGCTTAAAAGTCTGTCATAATCGACGGATTGCTCAACACAAAGTGTTTCAAGGTTTAGCGGCTCGTGGCAAAACTTCTGTGGACTGGTTTTATGGTTTCAAACTTCATATTGTCGTCAATGAACTTGGTCAACTCTTAAATGTGACTATCACTCCTGGTAATGTTGATGACCGTCAGCCAGTTCCTGATTTACTTAGTCAGCTGTTTGGCAAGATTTTTGCCGATAGAGGTTATGTTTCTCAAAAACTGGCAGCTCAACTTTTAGAAGACTTCGGTATTCAGTTTTTTGCTAAACCTCGGCGCAATATGAAAAACAAGTTGATGCTTCTGCATGACAAGCTTTTATCCCGTAAACGTTCCATTATTGAGACTATTAACGACCAACTCAAGAATATTTCTCAGATTGAACATTCCAGGCACCGTAGTCCTGTGAATTTTTGCGTTAACGTTCTGTGTGGATTAATCGCTTATTGCCATCAACCTAAGAAACCCAGCCTTCAGATGGACTGGCTTTTATCTCAAAGTGCTTAA
- a CDS encoding cyanophycinase yields MAQSQAKGQLVIIGGAEDKEGECTILREFVRRAGGTKARVVIMTAATELPREVGENYIRIFERLGAEDVRIIDTETREDASSSTALEAIEKATGVFFTGGDQARITSILKDTEIDAKIHERFQAGIVVGGTSAGAAVMPDVMIVEGDSETNPRMEIVDLGPGMAFLPGVVIDQHFSQRGRLGRLIAALAQQPAVLGFGIDENTAIVVSDDQFEVVGEGSVTVVDDSNVTHTNVNEILKDEALAVCGAKLHILPHGYKFNLKTRKPILDNVSSASTELQNNGSNDNQTVEVSTEQQLLEQLAT; encoded by the coding sequence ATGGCACAAAGCCAAGCAAAAGGTCAATTGGTGATTATCGGTGGAGCCGAAGATAAAGAGGGAGAATGCACGATTTTACGTGAATTTGTTCGCCGCGCAGGAGGAACAAAAGCTAGAGTTGTGATTATGACAGCCGCAACCGAACTACCACGCGAAGTCGGAGAAAATTATATTAGAATTTTTGAGCGTTTAGGCGCTGAAGATGTACGGATAATAGATACAGAAACACGTGAAGATGCTAGCTCTTCAACAGCATTGGAAGCAATTGAAAAAGCAACAGGTGTATTTTTTACTGGAGGGGATCAAGCCCGTATTACAAGTATTTTAAAAGATACAGAAATTGATGCAAAAATTCACGAACGCTTTCAAGCAGGAATTGTTGTTGGCGGAACAAGCGCGGGAGCGGCGGTGATGCCTGATGTCATGATTGTAGAAGGCGACTCTGAAACAAACCCTCGCATGGAAATTGTAGACTTAGGTCCTGGTATGGCCTTTCTTCCAGGAGTTGTCATCGATCAACATTTCTCACAACGCGGGCGCTTAGGACGCTTAATTGCTGCGCTAGCACAACAGCCTGCTGTTTTAGGATTTGGTATTGATGAAAATACCGCTATAGTTGTCAGTGATGACCAATTTGAAGTTGTTGGGGAAGGTTCAGTTACAGTTGTAGATGATTCCAATGTTACGCACACCAATGTTAACGAAATACTAAAGGATGAGGCTTTAGCTGTTTGTGGTGCTAAACTGCATATCTTACCTCATGGCTACAAGTTCAACCTCAAAACTCGCAAGCCCATATTAGATAACGTTTCTTCAGCTTCTACTGAATTACAAAATAATGGTTCAAATGATAACCAAACAGTAGAAGTATCAACTGAGCAACAATTATTAGAGCAATTAGCAACATAA
- a CDS encoding Hsp20/alpha crystallin family protein has product MALIRWEPFREVDSLQRDMNRLFDSLMRATDGEPGGSMAFVPAAEIEETPEAVHLKLEIPGMEAKDLDVQITAEAVAVSGERKSETKTEEKGMTRSEFRYGSFRRVIPLPTRIKNDEVQAEYKNGVLNLTLPKAEAEKNKVVKVNIG; this is encoded by the coding sequence ATGGCATTAATTCGTTGGGAGCCTTTTCGCGAAGTTGATAGTTTACAACGGGACATGAATCGCCTATTTGACAGCTTAATGCGTGCAACTGACGGTGAGCCAGGCGGCAGTATGGCGTTTGTCCCCGCCGCAGAGATCGAAGAAACTCCCGAAGCTGTTCATCTCAAGTTGGAAATTCCAGGAATGGAAGCCAAAGACTTGGATGTACAAATTACAGCCGAAGCGGTTGCAGTCAGTGGAGAGCGCAAGTCAGAAACGAAAACCGAAGAAAAAGGCATGACTCGCTCAGAGTTTCGTTATGGTTCTTTTAGAAGAGTGATTCCTTTGCCGACTCGAATTAAAAATGACGAAGTTCAAGCAGAGTACAAAAATGGTGTCTTGAACTTGACTCTACCCAAAGCGGAAGCTGAGAAAAACAAAGTTGTGAAAGTAAATATTGGTTAA
- a CDS encoding acetate--CoA ligase family protein: MVQSASTDVVRVNARATDVFDIFNFKHYEGPNRYLETGALVFDLALTEYQEPLAIEDYIAAVSDRYPQLRSEKYQSHAHLFARTVSEVGKLDMGLHLNRWSIEHHPEYASIAVQSLHGKTVRAVVYFVWDWFEAITQNREIIYDEQIRVLQDKFRQSVYGGPTVYALLRTADQKRIPTFYLWDEGLMQYGYGRKQVRGVATTFDSDSHLDSDFTTRKDDCKAFLATLGFPVPSGDLVTSLKEALAVATDIGYPVAVKPVVGHKGIGVTADVQNSEELRSAYNRAVNAIPEDQPVRIIVEKSISGSDFRLLCVNGRFVAATERRPASVIGDGESTIAELIERENRKPARLDTPTSAMSKIQCDEAMELYLEEQGLSLDSVLEKDRTVYLRKVANLSAGGFSIDATRNVHHDNIILAQDIAQHFRLTCLGIDVITRSLAESWKSGNFGIIEINAAPGIFMHLNPAVGESVDVPSHILETFFESGSHARIPIITFNRVSVGELQETIDHILLQHPDWTIGAVCQDGVFVNRSQKVLNKIYNNNVQNLLRNPKLDLLIAEYNEDVLEKEGMFYYGSNMVVLNDPTETEMMLTRDVFEDSTIVVKERDNISIRRRGLIEDYTLGVGEPFTRVYLKEIGTIL; encoded by the coding sequence ATGGTACAAAGCGCAAGTACAGATGTAGTTAGAGTGAATGCTAGAGCAACTGATGTCTTCGATATCTTTAATTTTAAACATTACGAAGGTCCTAATCGTTATTTAGAAACAGGGGCATTAGTCTTTGATTTAGCGCTGACAGAGTATCAGGAACCTTTAGCCATAGAAGATTATATTGCAGCAGTAAGCGATCGCTATCCGCAACTGCGTAGCGAAAAGTATCAATCTCACGCACATTTGTTTGCCCGCACAGTGTCCGAAGTCGGGAAACTCGACATGGGCTTACATTTAAATCGTTGGAGTATTGAACACCATCCAGAGTACGCCAGCATCGCAGTGCAATCATTGCATGGTAAAACCGTCCGCGCAGTTGTTTATTTTGTTTGGGATTGGTTTGAAGCTATTACACAAAATCGAGAAATCATCTACGATGAGCAGATTAGAGTCCTTCAAGATAAATTCCGGCAATCAGTTTACGGTGGTCCTACAGTTTATGCTTTATTGCGCACCGCTGATCAAAAACGCATTCCGACATTTTATCTGTGGGATGAAGGTTTGATGCAATATGGCTATGGCAGAAAGCAAGTACGCGGTGTAGCCACAACTTTTGACTCTGATAGTCACCTCGATTCAGACTTTACCACACGCAAAGATGACTGTAAGGCTTTTCTCGCTACGCTTGGTTTTCCTGTTCCAAGTGGCGATCTGGTAACTTCGCTGAAAGAAGCCTTAGCAGTAGCCACAGACATTGGTTATCCCGTTGCAGTTAAGCCTGTAGTAGGACATAAAGGAATCGGCGTCACCGCAGATGTGCAAAATTCTGAGGAACTCAGATCCGCTTACAATAGGGCAGTCAACGCGATTCCCGAAGATCAGCCGGTTCGGATCATTGTTGAAAAGAGTATCTCAGGGTCAGATTTTCGATTACTTTGTGTTAATGGTAGGTTTGTAGCTGCAACCGAACGGCGTCCTGCATCGGTTATTGGTGACGGTGAATCGACAATTGCCGAATTAATTGAGCGTGAAAATCGTAAACCAGCGCGTCTTGATACACCCACCTCTGCAATGAGTAAAATTCAGTGCGATGAGGCAATGGAACTTTACCTAGAAGAACAAGGTTTGTCATTAGATAGCGTGCTAGAGAAAGATCGGACGGTGTATCTACGTAAAGTTGCCAATCTTTCTGCTGGCGGATTTAGTATTGATGCAACGCGCAATGTGCATCATGACAACATCATTTTGGCACAGGATATTGCCCAGCATTTTCGGTTGACTTGTCTTGGTATTGACGTCATTACGCGCAGTCTTGCTGAGTCTTGGAAATCAGGTAATTTTGGCATCATCGAAATTAATGCAGCGCCTGGAATTTTTATGCACCTTAATCCTGCTGTTGGTGAAAGCGTTGATGTCCCATCGCATATTCTCGAAACGTTTTTTGAGTCTGGCAGTCATGCCAGAATACCGATTATTACATTCAATCGCGTTTCTGTAGGAGAACTCCAAGAAACAATTGACCACATTCTCTTGCAGCATCCCGATTGGACAATCGGTGCAGTTTGCCAAGATGGTGTTTTTGTCAATCGTTCGCAAAAAGTTTTGAATAAAATCTACAACAACAACGTTCAAAACTTACTACGCAATCCCAAGCTTGATTTACTCATTGCCGAGTATAACGAAGACGTTTTAGAAAAAGAAGGCATGTTTTACTACGGTAGTAACATGGTTGTCCTCAACGATCCAACGGAAACAGAAATGATGTTGACGCGAGATGTCTTTGAAGACTCAACTATCGTTGTTAAAGAAAGAGACAATATTTCTATTCGTCGTCGAGGCTTGATTGAAGATTACACGTTAGGTGTAGGTGAGCCATTCACACGAGTCTATCTTAAGGAGATCGGCACGATATTATAA
- a CDS encoding alpha-amylase family glycosyl hydrolase yields the protein MAAPIEFELFAPYIKGAALIGDFSNWEDIPMQKGEDGYFRTQVELEDGSYQYKFRVQSKSWFFEPDQWVEVVDPYAVDIDNPTQNGVVRIKDGQRIVDTYVWQHDDKPLPADHELVIYELHVGDFSGGEDDPYARGKYKHVVEKLDYLCELGVNAIELMPVKEYPGDHSWGYNPRHFFATESSYGPTEGLKHLIDECHARGIRVIMDGIYNHSEASAPLTQIDHDYWYHHAPRDPDNNWGPEFNYEHYDENLETYPARRFIGDNVRFWIQEYHTDGIRFDAARQIANYDFMHWIVQEAKKTADMKPFYTVAEHIPETPSITNADGPMDGCWHDSFYHCVLEHICGDTFDLERLKDVIDCKRQGFMGTVNVVNYLTNHDHNHLMVELGDREIFDEEAFKRIKLGVAILMTAIGVPLVWMGEEFGEYKPKTPDSAKIDWTLLGNDLNRGLFEYYKGMIGLRKQNHALYTENIDFFHENPEAKVLAYTRWNEEGSRVVVIANFSENFLGGYHVPNFPAAGKWHEWTGDYDIESGDDGMMLDIGGYEAKVFVWQQ from the coding sequence ATGGCAGCTCCGATTGAATTTGAATTGTTTGCTCCATACATCAAAGGAGCAGCCTTGATCGGGGATTTCTCAAATTGGGAAGATATCCCCATGCAAAAAGGTGAAGACGGTTATTTCCGTACGCAAGTAGAACTTGAAGACGGTAGTTATCAATATAAATTTCGCGTTCAATCCAAATCTTGGTTTTTTGAACCAGATCAATGGGTTGAGGTTGTCGATCCTTATGCGGTAGATATTGATAACCCTACTCAAAATGGAGTTGTACGGATCAAAGACGGACAACGCATCGTTGACACCTATGTTTGGCAACACGATGATAAGCCATTACCCGCAGACCATGAGTTAGTCATCTATGAATTACACGTAGGCGATTTCTCTGGGGGCGAGGATGACCCTTATGCGCGTGGTAAGTACAAGCACGTTGTTGAGAAACTCGACTATCTCTGCGAATTGGGTGTCAATGCAATTGAACTCATGCCCGTTAAAGAATACCCAGGAGATCATAGCTGGGGATACAACCCTCGGCATTTCTTCGCTACAGAATCGAGTTACGGTCCAACAGAGGGATTAAAACATTTGATCGATGAATGCCATGCGCGAGGAATTCGCGTCATTATGGATGGTATTTATAACCACTCCGAGGCATCAGCCCCACTTACACAAATTGACCATGATTATTGGTATCATCATGCTCCCCGCGATCCTGATAACAACTGGGGACCAGAATTTAATTATGAGCATTACGACGAAAATTTAGAAACTTATCCAGCACGGCGATTTATTGGTGATAATGTCCGTTTCTGGATTCAGGAATATCATACAGATGGTATTCGCTTCGATGCCGCACGGCAAATTGCTAACTATGACTTTATGCACTGGATTGTGCAAGAAGCCAAAAAGACGGCTGATATGAAGCCATTTTATACCGTTGCCGAACATATTCCTGAAACCCCCAGCATTACTAACGCTGATGGACCAATGGATGGTTGCTGGCATGATAGCTTTTATCACTGTGTTTTAGAACATATCTGCGGTGATACGTTTGATTTAGAACGCCTCAAGGATGTCATTGACTGTAAACGTCAAGGCTTCATGGGGACAGTGAACGTCGTTAATTATTTAACGAACCACGACCACAACCACTTAATGGTTGAGTTAGGCGATCGCGAAATTTTTGATGAAGAAGCATTCAAGCGGATCAAACTTGGGGTTGCCATTTTAATGACAGCGATCGGCGTTCCCTTAGTATGGATGGGTGAAGAGTTTGGCGAATACAAGCCTAAAACTCCTGATTCTGCCAAAATTGATTGGACTTTGCTAGGCAACGACCTCAATCGTGGTTTATTTGAGTACTATAAAGGAATGATTGGGCTACGCAAGCAAAATCATGCACTTTACACCGAAAATATTGACTTCTTTCACGAAAATCCAGAAGCTAAAGTTCTCGCTTACACGCGCTGGAATGAGGAAGGTTCGCGTGTTGTTGTCATTGCGAACTTCTCAGAAAACTTCCTTGGTGGTTATCATGTGCCTAACTTCCCTGCGGCTGGTAAGTGGCATGAATGGACAGGAGACTACGATATAGAGTCTGGAGACGATGGCATGATGCTTGACATTGGAGGTTACGAAGCCAAAGTATTTGTTTGGCAACAGTAA
- the rpsO gene encoding 30S ribosomal protein S15 — protein MALTQERKQELISNYQLHETDTGSSAVQIAMLTERINRLSEHLRSNQKDHSSRRGLLKLIGQRKRLLSYLQTEDREQYQNLISRLGIRG, from the coding sequence ATGGCTTTGACGCAAGAGCGCAAACAAGAGTTAATTTCTAACTATCAACTGCACGAAACTGATACTGGCTCATCGGCTGTTCAAATTGCGATGCTGACTGAGCGCATTAACCGCTTGAGCGAACATCTCAGGAGCAATCAGAAAGATCATTCTTCTCGACGAGGATTATTAAAACTGATCGGTCAGCGCAAGCGTTTGCTATCCTATCTGCAAACAGAGGATCGAGAACAGTATCAAAATTTAATTAGCCGCCTTGGTATTCGCGGTTAA
- the aroF gene encoding 3-deoxy-7-phosphoheptulonate synthase, with the protein MIVVMKVGSPEVEITRVSEELATWGLTPEKIVGKHKVVLGLVGDTASLDPLQIQEISPWIEQVLRVEQPFKRVSREFRHGEASEVAVATPNGTVYFGQHHPVVVVAGPCSVENEAMIVETARRVKAAGATFLRGGAYKPRTSPYAFQGHGESALELLAAAREASGLGIITEVMDAADLDKIVEVADVVQVGARNMQNFSLLKKVGAQPKPVLLKRGMSATIEEWLMAAEYILAAGNSNVILCERGIRTFDRQYARNTLDLAVIPVLRSLTHLPIMIDPSHGTGKAEYVPAMSLAAVAAGTDSLMIEVHPNPAKALSDGPQSLTPERFDRLMQELSVIGKAVSRWQQPVIALSH; encoded by the coding sequence ATGATTGTAGTCATGAAAGTCGGCTCTCCCGAAGTTGAAATCACTCGTGTAAGCGAAGAACTCGCTACGTGGGGTTTAACACCGGAAAAGATTGTTGGCAAGCACAAAGTCGTTTTAGGCTTGGTGGGAGACACTGCAAGTCTAGATCCACTGCAAATTCAAGAGATTAGCCCTTGGATTGAACAAGTGTTACGCGTAGAGCAACCTTTTAAACGAGTCAGTCGCGAGTTCCGTCATGGCGAAGCCAGTGAGGTAGCTGTTGCCACTCCTAACGGTACAGTTTACTTTGGACAACATCATCCTGTCGTTGTAGTAGCAGGACCTTGCTCGGTAGAAAATGAAGCAATGATTGTCGAAACGGCACGGCGCGTCAAAGCCGCAGGTGCAACGTTCCTACGCGGTGGTGCATATAAACCTAGAACTTCGCCGTATGCGTTTCAAGGACATGGCGAGAGTGCTTTAGAATTACTCGCAGCAGCACGCGAAGCGAGTGGGTTAGGAATTATTACCGAAGTCATGGATGCGGCTGACCTGGACAAAATTGTCGAAGTTGCAGATGTCGTTCAAGTCGGGGCGCGCAATATGCAAAATTTCTCGCTGCTCAAAAAAGTCGGCGCGCAACCTAAGCCCGTGCTACTCAAGCGCGGCATGTCTGCAACAATTGAAGAGTGGTTAATGGCAGCAGAATATATCTTAGCTGCCGGAAATTCCAATGTTATTTTATGCGAACGCGGAATTCGGACGTTTGATCGGCAGTATGCACGCAACACACTCGATTTAGCAGTTATTCCTGTATTGCGATCGCTGACACACTTACCAATCATGATCGATCCCAGCCACGGTACAGGTAAAGCAGAATACGTTCCGGCGATGTCGCTTGCCGCAGTTGCAGCAGGAACCGATTCTTTGATGATTGAAGTCCATCCCAACCCTGCAAAAGCTTTATCAGATGGTCCACAATCGTTAACACCAGAACGTTTTGACCGTTTAATGCAAGAACTCAGCGTCATTGGTAAAGCTGTATCGCGTTGGCAACAACCAGTGATCGCTTTGTCGCATTAG